TCCTGCGCGGCGGGCAGGACGTCGTCCAAGGCGGACTGGTCGAGGAGGGTGTAGCGCCCGGCGAGCATGACCACGTCGGCGGCGGTCTCGCGCAGGAAGCGGGCGAGCATGGCGGACTGGTTCATGCCGGCGCCTATCGCGCCGACGACTCCTTGGTCGCGCAGGTCGGCGAGGGCGGGCATGGCCTCGTCGGCGGCCTGCCGCCAGTGGTCGTCGGGGTCGTGCAGGTAGACGACGTCCAGCCGGTCCAGGCCGGTGCGCTCCAGGGTGTTCTCGATGGACCGCAGGACGCCGTCGCGGCTGAAGTCCCACTGTCTGCGCAGGTCGTCCCGTACGACGAAGCCCTCACTGTCGACGCCCTGCGGACGTTCGTTGGGGACGAGGAGCCGGCCGACCTTGGAGGAGACGACGTACTCGTCCCGGGGGCGCTGCCGCAGGGCCGCCCCGAGGCGCTGTTCGGAGAGTCCGAGGCCGTAGTGCGGTGCGGTGTCGAAGTACCGGATGCCCGCGTCCCAGGCCGCGTCGACGGCGGCCGACGCGTCGGCCGCCGAGGTGGTCCGGTAGAGGTTGCCGATGACCGACGCGCCGAATCCGAGTTCGGTGAGTTCGACGGAGGTGTGGTGGATGTTCCGGCGTTGCATGACGTCCTCCTCGTGGATGCCGACGGTCATCGGCCCAGCCATCCGCCGTCGACGGGCAGGACGACGCCGTGGACGTAGGCGGCGGCGTCGGAGGCGAGGAAGACCGTGGCACCCGCCAGGTCGTCGGCCTGGCCCCAGCAGCCGGCCGGGATGCGGTCCAAGATGGCTTTGCTGCGGGCAGGGTCGTCCTGGAGGGCCTGGGTGTTGTCGGTGGCTATGTAGCCCGGGGCGATGGCGTTGACGTTGACGCCGTGCGGGGCCCACTCATTGGCCAGCGCCTTGGTCAGTCCGGCGATGCCGTGCTTGGCGGCGGTGTAGCCGGGGACGGTGATGCCGCCCTGGAAGCTGAGCAGCGACGCCGTGAAGATGACCTTTCCCTGGCCGCGGGTCACCATCGCCCCGCCGACCGCACGGGTCAGCGTGAACTGCGCGTTGAGGTTGACCTGGAGCACCAACTCCCAGTCGGAGTCCGTATGTTCGGCGGCGGGGGCGCGGCGGATCGTGCCCGCGTTGTTGACCAGGATGTCCACCGCCCGCTCACGCCCGGCGAGGTCCGCGCCCAGAGCCCGTACGGCTGCGGGGTCGGCGAAGTCGGTCCGGATCGCCTCGAAGCTGCGGCCCGTGGCACGCACGTCCTTCTCCACATCGCTGCCGGCCCCCTCCAGGTTCGCGCTGACGCCGATGACGTCCGCTCCGGCCTCGGCGAGCGCGCGGGCCATGGCCCGGCCGATTCCGCGCCGGGCCCCGGTGACGACGGCGAGCTTCCCGGTGAGGTCGAAGGCGGTCATACGGTGACTCCCTGAGTGTCGTCAGTGGTGCTGGTGGTGTCGGTGCAGTCCACGAGGATCTTCATGACGTCACCGCCGCCCTCCAGCGCCTCGAAAGCGGCGGGCGCCTGCGTGAGGGGGACGACCTTGCTGATCAGCCGCTCGGCCGGGATGGTGCCGTCGGCGACCAGGGCCACGGCCCGCTCGAAGTCGTAGCGGTCGTACAACCGGGCTCCCACCAGGGTGAGTTCGCGCCAGAAGAAGCGGTGCAGGTTCACCTCGCGGGGGCGGGGGTGGATGGCGACGAGGCACAGACGGCCGCGTACACCCAGCACGTCGACCGCGGTCTCCACGCCGCCCGCCGCGCCGGACACCTCGAAGGCGACGTCCGCCCCCGCGTTCCCGGTCCACTGCCCCACCAGTGCCGGCACGTCGACGTCGGCCGGATTCCAGGCCGTCAGCCCCAACTCCTCGGCGAGCAGCCTTCGGTGGGCGCTCAGTTCCACCACTCGGACCTCGGCGCCCGCGGCCCGCGCGACCAGCGCGATGAGGATGCCGACGGGGCCGCCGCCGACCACGACGACCTTCTCGCCCTCGGTGACCTGGGCCCGGCCCACGTCGTGCACGGCGACCGCCGTCGGCTCGACGAGCGCGGCGCGGTCCAGGGGCAGGGTCTCGGGCAGGCGGACGAGCGTCGAGGCGGGCACGATCCAGCGCTGCTGCATGGCGCCCGGGGAGTCGATACCGATGAAGTCGAGGTGCTGGCAGATGTGTTGATGGCCTTGGAGACAGGCCGGGCAGGTGTCGTCCCAGCGCAGCGGCATCACGGTGACCGCATCGCCTGGCTGCCAGCCGTCCACGCCCCCGCCGACGCGGAGGACACGGCCGGACATCTCGTGCCCCAGGACTGCGGGCATACGTACCCGGGCGTCCATGTCGCCGTGGAAGATGTGCAGATCAGTGCCGCAGATACCGACATAGGCGGGGGCCAGCTCCACCTCACCGGGACCGGGGGAGCGGGTCTCGGCGGGAGCCGTGTCCAGGGCGCGGGCGGCCGTATAGCGGACGGCGAGTGTCATCGTGTTCTCCAGAGTTCCTTCAGCCCGGGCGCCGACGGTCAGCTGCGGGCGGGGAGGCGGTAGAAGGTGGTCGCGGTGCCGGCGAGGAGCGCGTGGATCTCGTGTTCGGCACAGCCGTCGAGCAGTTCGTCGACGGTGGCGGCCCAGCGGTTCCAGCCGCCGGCGAGGTTGGCGACCGGCCAGTCGGAGCCGAACATCAGCCGGTCGGGGCCGAAGGCGGTGAGCAGGATGTCCCAGACCGGGCGGATGTCGGCGGTGGTCCAGTGGTCGTGGTCGGCCTCGGTGATCAGTCCCGACAGCTTGCAGACCACCTGTGGGTGCGCGGCCAGCCGGTGCACCTGACGTCGCCAGTCCGCCAGTTCGCGCCGGGCGATGTCCGGCTTGCCGGCGTGGTTGAGGACCTGGGGCAGGTCGGGGAAGCGTTCGGCCAGGTTGATCGCCTGGTCGAGCTGGTGGCTGCGGACCAGTACGTCGTAGGAGAGCCCGCGGTCTCTGGCCGCAGCCAACCCCCGCTCAACATCCGGGCGTTGCAGCCAGCCCGGGTCCGTCTCGCCCTGGACGAGATGGCGCAGGGAGCGCAGATACGCGCCGCCCGGTCCGGCGATCATCCGGTCCAGCACCTCACCGATCGCCGGCGACGTCAGGTCTGCCCAGCCGACCACGGCCTCGATCAGTGGCTCCTGCTCCGCGAGGGCGAGCAGGTCCTCGGTCTCGGGCACGTCCGGCATGCACTGCACGGTCACCGTGCTGTGCAGGTGACGGCCCGCGATGGGACGGGTCGCGGTGGAGCGCAGGTCGCCGGGGGTGAAGGTACGGCTGATCGATGCCAGGCCGGGGTCGTCGAGCCAGGGCTGCGGACGCCGGTCCAGGTCCCAGAGATGGTGGTGCGCATCGATGAGGACGCGGGCGGGGGCGGGGGTCATGGCAGGTTCCACGTCGGGTCGAGGTGCCAGATCTCGGTCAGTTCCGTCCACTGGCGTGAGTCGCCCCGGTCGGGCCAGGGTTCCTGGCAGGGGTCGGTGAGTTTCCACCATTCCTGGGTTTCGGGGTCGGCTTCGAGGGTGGCCATGTCGGCCTCGAAGTCGTCGCCGAGGTATTCGAAGTAGGCGAACAGCGCATCGCCGTGGAGGAAGATGCTGTAGTTGCCGATGTTCGCCCGGTGCAGAGCCGCTTCGACGCCGGTCCAGACGGCGGAGTGGAGTCTGAGGTACTCCTCGCGGTGTTCGGGGCGGAGTCTGATCGTCTGGGCCATGCGTTTCATGCCGTGTTCTCCTCCGTGTCCGGGGAGAGCTCGTCGTCCCGGGTGTCGAACGGGGTGCGGTAGCTGGGCGTGTTGGTGCGCAGACGGAGCCGCAGGATGAGCCGGATGCGGGTGGACGCGGGCAGCCGTACCGTCAGAAAAGTGCTGTCGCAGACCTGCTCCGACTCGGTGACGACGGGCTCGGTGTGGCCGTAGTCGTACATGTCCCCGATCCAGGTGTCGTCCTGGCAGGTGGTGTAGCGGACGGCGGAGATGGTGTGCTCGGCGAAGGCGCCCGCCTGGACGATCACTGTGTGCTCGGCCTCGGGGGAGAGGTTGACCAGTTCCACGGTGGTCGCTTCGGGGTCGATGGAGGTGACCAGCGCGGCCACTTCCGGGGGCAGGCCGGCGCGGCGGGCCTCGGCGTCGTGGTAGCGCAGCCGGGCCTGCTGCAGGCCGCCGTTGTACAGCACCTGGGGGCCGCCCCACGTGAGCTGGACGAGGGCCTCGGTGGCGACGGGGTTGGACTGCTGCCACACGTGGATGTCGGCCTCGGGGACGTCCAGTTCGCGGTAGCGGTCGATGCGCCGCAGCCGGTGTCGGATCTGGGCCTGGGCGGTGGCGAGGATGCGTTCCGGGTATTCGGGGTCGTCGCCGGCGAGGAAGGCGAACCACGCCTTCTCGTGCCCGGACTCCTCCTTGGCACGGAACGGCCGGACGGTGCGCCAGTCGATTGCCTCGGCTTCGCGCAGTTCCTCCAGCCGCTTGCGGTCGGCGTCGGAGGACGAGTGGTGCCACAGGGCCACCGGAACGGGCGGGGTGGCGGGGTTGTAGTCGAACCAGCCCGTGTCGTTGTGCCGGAACGGAAGGTGGAGCGTGGGCGTGGTGGCGTCGGGGCCGAGCTCGGCTCGCCACTTGGAGGGGAGACTGGAGTCGGCCGCGGTGTGGGGCATCACCTTGCCGCGGGCAATGAGGGCGTCGAGGGAGGTACGGACCATGGACAGGTAGTCGTCGTCCCCGGTGACCGTCGCCGCCGCGAGCGCCGCCACGCAGGCCGCGCTCCCTATGCTGTGCCAGCCGTGCGGCCACGACCAGCCGTAGTGGCCGCCGTACCAACGGCCCTCCAGCAGACCGCCGACGACCCCGTCCGGGCCGACGTTGTCGGGGATGAGACCGTCGTTCGCCTCCGTACGCTCACGCCACGCGCCCACGTACTCGACGATCCAGTCGCGGTAGCGCTCCTCGCCGGACAGGATCCAGGCGTTGAGGACCAGTCCGGCCGCACCGAGGTTCAGCGCGGTGTCACCGACGCCCATCCGGTCCCGCATCTGCGCCCCCAGACGCGGATCCGCGGAGAGCGGGAACGGACCGCCCGCGGCCTCGGGGATCCACTCGAGCGGGTACCCGTAGGTGTCGGCCTCCTTCTGCAGCCAGGGGTAGACGTCGCCGTCGAAGAGGCCCGTGCGGTCGGGGTCGCTGCCGTTGTGGGGGCTGGTGATGATGCGGTGCTCGGGGTCGTAGTTGCCCTTGGCCGGGTCGACGTACAACTCCGCGAAGCGCAGGGCGCGTTCGGACCAGCGGTCGGGGGCGGCCATGCACAGGAAGAAGAGCAGGAGCAGGCTCTCGCCCTGGTGGAACCAGTCGTAGCCGCGCTCGTACTCGTCGCGCAGCATGTCCAGCTCGGTCAGTTGCCGGGTCACGCCTTCCCAGTGTTTCTCGCTGGCGGGCAGCAGATCGTCGGCGCCGCCGAGGAGGTACAACTGGGGCCAGTTGAAGAACACTTCGTAGAAGTCGTCCACACCATCGCGGGACGTGAGCGGCTGGGTGTAATTCAGGCGTCCGTCCGGGCCGGTGAAGTCACGGTCGAAGCGGCGCCACGCGTGGTCGAGCAGGTCGAACAGGGCTCGTTGGGACACAGCCCAGCCCGGTGGTTCGAGCACCGGAACCTGGGCCTGGACCTCGGGCGGTGCCGGCCGGGCGGCGGCCGCGGCATCGTCGCCCGGCGTGCTGCCGGGAGGGCTGAAGGGCATGGCGAAGATCTCCGTTCGGGGCGGCGGCGCGGAGCGCACGCCGGGTACAGCGGGCGGGTGGACGGGCGTCGGCCGAGCGCGGGCTGCCGCGGGCCGTCGGACCGGCCTACTCCTTGGTGGCTCCGGCGAGCATCCCGCTGACCAGGAAGCGCTGGGCGAAGAGAAAGACGACGAGGACCGGTGTGATGGCAAGCAGCGTGGCCAGCGCCAGTTGCGGCCGCTCGATCGCGGTCGTGCCGACGGCCGGGTTGAAGGACGGCACGTTGCTGAGCAGGCTGCCGACACCGACCTGGATGGGCATCTGGTCGCTCTCGGGGAGCATCACGTAGGGCAGGAAGTAGTTCGTCCAGTTGGCGACGAAGCTGAAGAAGCCCACGAGCGCGATGACAGGTGTCGCCAGCGGCAGCGCGATGTGCCGGAAGACGCCGAGCTCCGAGCAACCGTCAATCCGTGCCGCCGCCAACAGGTCCTTCGGTACGGCGGTGCTGAAGTAGATGTACGTCAGGTACACGCCGAACGGGTAGAACGAGTACGGCAGGATGATCGACCACATCGAGCCGATCAGACGCACCGCGTTGACCTCGAGAAACAGCGGCACCACCAGCGTGGCGGTCGGCATGAGCATCACGACCAGCGTCGCGACGAGCAGGCTGTGCCGCCCACGGAACTCCGTCATCGCCAGGGCGTACCCCGCGGGGATGGTCACGCACAGGGTGATGACCAGCGAGATCACCGCGTAGAGCGTGGAGTTGCCCAGCCACTGCATGATGGTGTTGTCCTGGAACGCGGTGAGAGCGTCCCAGTTGGCCTTGAAGGCGTGCCAGGAGCCGATCGACAGCGGGTTTCCATGGACGAGCTGCTGGTCGGTCTTGGTCGCCGCGAGGACGAGCCAGAGTACCGGCAGCACGAAGAAGACCAGGAAGACGACCAGTACGGAGCCGGTCAGCAGGCGTGGCACCAGATGATGCGAGGGACTTCGCCGCGCAGGGGCCTGGAGGTGTGTTCGGCTCATGAAGCTCGGTCCCTGTTTCGTGGATGGTGTGGCGGCGGCCGGTCCGGCAGCGGTCTCAGTCGGCATCGAAGAACCCCGACCGTGCGACGAAGACCCCGGCGACCGACACGCTGACGACCAGCAGCTCCACCGAGACCGCGGCGGCGCCGTTGATGTTGTTCATCTGGAAGGCGAAGTCGTACGTCAGCTGGTTCAGCGAGTAGTCGCGTCCGGCGACGCCCACGCTGGCGAGCGAGAGCAACTGCGGCTCCACGAACAGCTGGGCACCGGCCGCGAAGGCCAGGATCACCATGTACACGATCCACTTGCGGAGCATCGGGATCTGCACGCGCCATGCGGTCTGCCAGGCGTTCGCGCCGTCGATGCGCGCGGCTTCCATGACGTCCTTGGGGATGTTGTTGAGGGCGCCGTACATGACGACGATCCAGCCGCCCGCCCCGGTCCAGAACGCGATGATCGTGAACAGCAGGGCCAGGTTGCCCGGCGCGATGACCTCACCGAAGGTGTGGAATCCCAGGGTGCCCAGCAGGGAACTGACCGGGCTCACCGAAGGATCGAGCATGAACAGCCACACCAGCACACTCGCGGCGCCGGCGAGGGCTCCGGGGATGTAGTAGAAGAAGCGAAGGCTCTTGCTGACGGTGCCCGAGGAGATGCGGTGCAGCAGCAGCGACAGGCCGACCACGAACACCACGAGTGAGACCAGCCAGAACAGCAGGTACAGCGCGACATGGCCCACGGCGTCCATGAAGCGGAAGTCCTGTGCCGTGGTGATGAAGTTGCTGAAGCCGCTGAATGTGCCGCCGGCGTCGGTGAACGCGAAGTACACGGCGTACCCGGTGGGCAGGATGCCGAACGCGATCAGCAGGACAACGTAGCCGGCGACGAAGGCGACGCCGGCCCGGCTCTGCCGGGAGCCGCCGCGAGAGCGCCGGGTGGTGGAGCCGGCTGATGAGCGCGTGAGGGTCACGGGGAGACCTTGTATCCGTTGGACTTGGCGTACTTGACGATGGAGTCCTGCCAGGCGGGCAGCAGGGACTCGATGGACTTGCCCTGGGTGATGCCGGGCTTGACGGTGGCGGCCCAGATCGCCTCCTGGCTGAACTGGCCCGAACCCCACTCCGACCAGACCTGGGAGGAGGCGGTCTTGAGCGCGCTCAGGTCGCTGGCGAAGTAGCCGGAGGTGTCCTGGCCCTTCAGCCAGACCTCTGCCGCGGGCGCGTAGGCCGGGTAGCCCGGAGCCTTCCCACCCTGGTAGGCGTTGTCGGTGGTGACCCACTTCAGGAAGTCGGTCGCCGCCTTGATGTGGGTGGAGTGCTGGGACAGCAGCCAGGTACCGCCGCCGACGTTGCCGGTGGAGGTCGCGCTGTCTCCCTGCCACTGCGGTATCGGAGCCGCCGCGATCTGCTTGGCCGGGGTCTTGAAAGTGTCCCTGAACACGGCGCCGCCGAACCAGGCAGGGCCAGGCATGAGAAGGACCTTCTTGGCCTTGTTCTTGCCGAAGTCGGTGCTGAAGACCCCGGTGATGGACATGGACTTGTTCTTGATCAGTACGTCCATGAGCTTGGCCATCTTGGTGCAGGCCTCGCTGGTGGTGTTCACCGAGACGGCCTTCGGACCGGTGATGTGGTTGGCGCCGCACTTGCTCGCCCACAGGTAGATCTCGGGGGCGAAGGAGTCACCGGCGTCACCCACGAGATAGCCCGGGTGCTCGCTGGCCACCTTCTCACCGAGCTGCTGGTACTCCTCCCAGGTCGTCGGCGCCGTGTAGCCGAACTGCTTCAGCAATGGTGCGTTGTACCAGAGCACGGCCTGGGAGAGGTCGTTGCGCAGGCAGTAGAGCTTGCCGTTGACCGTGCAGACGTCGTTGGCACCCTTGGCGAACCCGCCGAGGGTCGCGTCCGGGATCAGACCCTTGTTGAGCGGTGCGGCGAAGCCGGCGTCGACCGCCCAACTGGCCTCGTTGTTCTGGGAGCTGAACACGACGTCCGGCCAGCCCTTGTGCGTGCGGTTGAACAACTGGACCTTGGTCTGGAGGTAGTTCGAGCCGTTGGCGTCGCCGTCGTAGCTGACGATGTGCATCTTCACGTCCGGGTGCTGCCGCTGGTACAGCTTCGCGGCGTCCATGCGGGTCGCGTCCACCCAGACGGTCAACGCGCCGTCCTTCTGCGGTGCCTGGGCGAAGCCGTCCTTGTCGGTCGTGGCGGCGGTGCCGCCGCCACAGGCGGAAACGGTCAGCAGCACCGTGGCAGCACACCCGGTCAGCAACGCCGAACGCTTCTTGCCGAGCGCTCTCTTCGGACTGGACGAAGGCTTGTTGACGGTCATGAATGACTCCACTGGGTTTGCAGGTGCCCCGAGCGGGTCGGGGGGAGCGGGGATGGGTCGACGCCGGGCCGTCCCGGGCGAGCGTCGGAAATTGAGGTGGCTGTACTGCTACCGATGTGGAAGAAATTAGCCGCCTCATCAAGGGATCCGTCAAGGGTGTGTACGGCGTTACTTGCGGAATTTGGGGGCGATGACAGAGCGTTCACGCGCGGTTATGGCCGTTAAAGGGCATTTGTGTGCCTGGAAATCCCGAGCATGCGTCGTAGGGCCTGGTCGGAATGAGTAGGACTTATAGTTCGCCTGCGCTACGATCCTGTCGGCTCCACAGCACGTCAGTCGCGTACGCCGCAGTTACCCGGGAGGCAGCACAGATGGACGACACGCCAGCGATCGAAGGGGCCTTGCCGGTTCAGGTCCCTCCCACTGCGCCGGCGGCAGTGAGCGGCTCGGACGAGCGGCGCGACTACCGTCCCGGGTACGAAATCGTGGCGGAGCGGATCCTCGAATACATCGCCGAGGAGCGGCTGGTGGCGGGTGACCGGCTGCCCACCGAGATTGACCTGGCCCAGATTCTGAGTACCAGCAGGGCGGTGGTGCGGGAAGCCGTGAAGATCCTTTCGGCACTGGGCCGGGTACGGGCCCACAAGGGGAGGGGCCTGTTCGTCGCGGACGACGAGGGCATGCTCGTCACCAGCCGGTGGGGAGGTTTCTTCCGTCCCGTCGACATCGACCACGTGCTGATGCTGTTCGAGTTCCGCAGGGTCCAGGAGATGTCCGCCAGCAGTCTGGCGGCCACCCGCGCCACTCCTTCGGAACTGCGCACCATCGAGGTGGCCATGGAGGAGTGCCGGCATGGGTTCGTCCATGACCAGGTCGACGTGTTCAATCAGGCTGACGAGGACTTCCACGCGGCCGTGTCCGCGGCCTCGCACAACACCTTCCTCGTGAGCGCCGTGCGGGACGCGCGACGACTGCAGCGCCAGTCCAGCGCCATCGGTATCCACGACACGCTCGGAGAGAACACGGCGGCGGCCGTCGAGGAGCACGAGTCGATCTACCGGGCGATCCGTGACGGCCGCCCCGAGGAGGCGGCGCAGGCCACCGCGGCACACCTCGACAGAACCCTGGAGGACTACCGGCGCGAGATCCAGCGGCGCCTGTTCGGGTAGCGCCGCCGCGCCAGCGCACGCCCCGGGCTCGTCTTGCCGGCGCATCGACGCGGACGCACCCTTCGGTGCGTCGCGGATGTCCCGTGCCGCCAAGACGCCTCAGAAAAGCCAGAACGATCCGTTGACTTCTGCGCAACGGGAACCCTAGCTTCGGCGAGACCTGTTCGGAAACCCGTGCATTGTTCGACATCTCGAACAATCTTCGGTGTTCGATTGGTACGCCCTGGAAGGAACCCGTATGCCCCTTCAGCGTTTCGCCCCCCGAACAAGGCGCCTGTGCAGAGCCGTCCTCGTCCGTACCGCGGTGCTCGCGATGGCCGCCGGTGCCCTGGTCGGCCTCCAGAACCAGCAGGCCACCGAACTGGGCCGGGCGGAACCGGTCGCGGTGACGTCCCATCAGGTCGCGGTACCCCCGGCGCCGATGGGCTGGGCCTCGTGGAACACCTTCGCCGCGAAAATCGACTACAACGTGATCAAGGCGCAGGTCGACGCGTTCGTCGCGGCCGGACTGCCGCAGGCCGGGTACAAGTACATCAACCTCGACGAGGGCTGGTGGCAAGGCACCCGCGACAGCCAGGGCAACATCACCATCGACGAGTCCGAGTGGCCCGGCGGTATGAGCGCCATCGCCGACTACATCCACAGCAAGGGCCTCAAGGCGGGCATCTACACCGACGCGGGCAAGGACGGCTGCGGCTACTACTACCCGACGGGCCGCCCGGCCGCGCCCGGCAGCGGCAGCGAGGGCCACTACGAGCGGGACATGCTCCAGTTCTCCCAGTGGGGCTTCGACTACGTCAAGGTCGACTGGTGCGGCGGCGACGTCGAGGGCCTCGACGCGAAGACGACGTACCAGGCCATTGGCGACGCCGCCGCCAAGGCTTCGGCGACCACCGGCCGCGAGCTGAAACTGTCCATCTGCAACTGGGGCAAGCAGAACCCCTGGAACTGGGGCGCAGGCATGTCGTCCCTGTGGCGTACCAACACCGACATCATTTTCTACGGCCAGTCGCCGTCGTGGGACAGCATGCTCGCCAACTTCGACACGAACGTGCACCCCTCGGCCCAGCACACCGGCTACTACGACGACCCGGACATGCTCATGGTCGGCATGGACGGCTTCACCGCCGCCCAGAACCGCAGCCACATGAACCTGTGGGCCATCTCGGGCGCCCCGCTCCTCGCCGGCAACAACATAGCCACGATGAGCACGCAGACGCGTGACATCCTCACGAACCCCGAGGTCGTCGCGGTCGACCAGGACCCGCGCGGCCTCCAGGGCGTCAAGGTCGCCGAGGACACCACCGGACTGCAGGTCTACGGCAAGGTCCTGTCCGGCACCGGCAAACGGGCCGTCGTCCTGCTCAACCGCACCTCCACCGCGCAGAACATGACCGTCCGCTGGTCCGACCTCGGCCTGACCGGCGCCTCCGCCACGGTCCGCAACCT
The sequence above is drawn from the Streptomyces sp. NBC_01465 genome and encodes:
- a CDS encoding FadR/GntR family transcriptional regulator, which translates into the protein MDDTPAIEGALPVQVPPTAPAAVSGSDERRDYRPGYEIVAERILEYIAEERLVAGDRLPTEIDLAQILSTSRAVVREAVKILSALGRVRAHKGRGLFVADDEGMLVTSRWGGFFRPVDIDHVLMLFEFRRVQEMSASSLAATRATPSELRTIEVAMEECRHGFVHDQVDVFNQADEDFHAAVSAASHNTFLVSAVRDARRLQRQSSAIGIHDTLGENTAAAVEEHESIYRAIRDGRPEEAAQATAAHLDRTLEDYRREIQRRLFG
- a CDS encoding L-rhamnose mutarotase is translated as MKRMAQTIRLRPEHREEYLRLHSAVWTGVEAALHRANIGNYSIFLHGDALFAYFEYLGDDFEADMATLEADPETQEWWKLTDPCQEPWPDRGDSRQWTELTEIWHLDPTWNLP
- a CDS encoding ABC transporter substrate-binding protein, which produces MTVNKPSSSPKRALGKKRSALLTGCAATVLLTVSACGGGTAATTDKDGFAQAPQKDGALTVWVDATRMDAAKLYQRQHPDVKMHIVSYDGDANGSNYLQTKVQLFNRTHKGWPDVVFSSQNNEASWAVDAGFAAPLNKGLIPDATLGGFAKGANDVCTVNGKLYCLRNDLSQAVLWYNAPLLKQFGYTAPTTWEEYQQLGEKVASEHPGYLVGDAGDSFAPEIYLWASKCGANHITGPKAVSVNTTSEACTKMAKLMDVLIKNKSMSITGVFSTDFGKNKAKKVLLMPGPAWFGGAVFRDTFKTPAKQIAAAPIPQWQGDSATSTGNVGGGTWLLSQHSTHIKAATDFLKWVTTDNAYQGGKAPGYPAYAPAAEVWLKGQDTSGYFASDLSALKTASSQVWSEWGSGQFSQEAIWAATVKPGITQGKSIESLLPAWQDSIVKYAKSNGYKVSP
- a CDS encoding carbohydrate ABC transporter permease is translated as MTLTRSSAGSTTRRSRGGSRQSRAGVAFVAGYVVLLIAFGILPTGYAVYFAFTDAGGTFSGFSNFITTAQDFRFMDAVGHVALYLLFWLVSLVVFVVGLSLLLHRISSGTVSKSLRFFYYIPGALAGAASVLVWLFMLDPSVSPVSSLLGTLGFHTFGEVIAPGNLALLFTIIAFWTGAGGWIVVMYGALNNIPKDVMEAARIDGANAWQTAWRVQIPMLRKWIVYMVILAFAAGAQLFVEPQLLSLASVGVAGRDYSLNQLTYDFAFQMNNINGAAAVSVELLVVSVSVAGVFVARSGFFDAD
- a CDS encoding aldo/keto reductase, which codes for MTVGIHEEDVMQRRNIHHTSVELTELGFGASVIGNLYRTTSAADASAAVDAAWDAGIRYFDTAPHYGLGLSEQRLGAALRQRPRDEYVVSSKVGRLLVPNERPQGVDSEGFVVRDDLRRQWDFSRDGVLRSIENTLERTGLDRLDVVYLHDPDDHWRQAADEAMPALADLRDQGVVGAIGAGMNQSAMLARFLRETAADVVMLAGRYTLLDQSALDDVLPAAQESGKSVVAVGVFNSGLLSREWPDEGMKYDYQDAPPELVARARAIADVCKEHGTSIPAAAIAFPATHPSTVNVTLGMRDRSQVTRNAELQRNAVPGALWDDLLHQGLIRSDVVITSGTQGTADLPAPDGRSAAHDGGTRGGGPRCP
- a CDS encoding carbohydrate ABC transporter permease translates to MVPRLLTGSVLVVFLVFFVLPVLWLVLAATKTDQQLVHGNPLSIGSWHAFKANWDALTAFQDNTIMQWLGNSTLYAVISLVITLCVTIPAGYALAMTEFRGRHSLLVATLVVMLMPTATLVVPLFLEVNAVRLIGSMWSIILPYSFYPFGVYLTYIYFSTAVPKDLLAAARIDGCSELGVFRHIALPLATPVIALVGFFSFVANWTNYFLPYVMLPESDQMPIQVGVGSLLSNVPSFNPAVGTTAIERPQLALATLLAITPVLVVFLFAQRFLVSGMLAGATKE
- a CDS encoding amidohydrolase family protein encodes the protein MTPAPARVLIDAHHHLWDLDRRPQPWLDDPGLASISRTFTPGDLRSTATRPIAGRHLHSTVTVQCMPDVPETEDLLALAEQEPLIEAVVGWADLTSPAIGEVLDRMIAGPGGAYLRSLRHLVQGETDPGWLQRPDVERGLAAARDRGLSYDVLVRSHQLDQAINLAERFPDLPQVLNHAGKPDIARRELADWRRQVHRLAAHPQVVCKLSGLITEADHDHWTTADIRPVWDILLTAFGPDRLMFGSDWPVANLAGGWNRWAATVDELLDGCAEHEIHALLAGTATTFYRLPARS
- a CDS encoding ricin-type beta-trefoil lectin domain protein, with the translated sequence MPLQRFAPRTRRLCRAVLVRTAVLAMAAGALVGLQNQQATELGRAEPVAVTSHQVAVPPAPMGWASWNTFAAKIDYNVIKAQVDAFVAAGLPQAGYKYINLDEGWWQGTRDSQGNITIDESEWPGGMSAIADYIHSKGLKAGIYTDAGKDGCGYYYPTGRPAAPGSGSEGHYERDMLQFSQWGFDYVKVDWCGGDVEGLDAKTTYQAIGDAAAKASATTGRELKLSICNWGKQNPWNWGAGMSSLWRTNTDIIFYGQSPSWDSMLANFDTNVHPSAQHTGYYDDPDMLMVGMDGFTAAQNRSHMNLWAISGAPLLAGNNIATMSTQTRDILTNPEVVAVDQDPRGLQGVKVAEDTTGLQVYGKVLSGTGKRAVVLLNRTSTAQNMTVRWSDLGLTGASATVRNLWTRSNAGSFSTSYTVSVPAKDSVMLTVTGGTEAASSTYEAEATANTKGGSAANATCANCSGATKVGNVGDGAANTLRFNNVTADATGAKVVDVAYTNGSNAARTAVLQVNGQQATTVSFPPTGSWTTPGTVSVEVSLAKGSSNTLTFSNSSAWTPDFDAIEVRPLPGANGAQAVGAQSNRCLDINNNTITNGTDAQLWTCNGGENQSWNNTSRKQLVVYGNKCLDAYNRGTTNGTRVVIWDCNGQNNQQWNVNADGTITNVNAGLCLDATGGGTANGTKLVLWTCNGSNSQKWALS
- a CDS encoding zinc-dependent alcohol dehydrogenase; amino-acid sequence: MTLAVRYTAARALDTAPAETRSPGPGEVELAPAYVGICGTDLHIFHGDMDARVRMPAVLGHEMSGRVLRVGGGVDGWQPGDAVTVMPLRWDDTCPACLQGHQHICQHLDFIGIDSPGAMQQRWIVPASTLVRLPETLPLDRAALVEPTAVAVHDVGRAQVTEGEKVVVVGGGPVGILIALVARAAGAEVRVVELSAHRRLLAEELGLTAWNPADVDVPALVGQWTGNAGADVAFEVSGAAGGVETAVDVLGVRGRLCLVAIHPRPREVNLHRFFWRELTLVGARLYDRYDFERAVALVADGTIPAERLISKVVPLTQAPAAFEALEGGGDVMKILVDCTDTTSTTDDTQGVTV
- a CDS encoding SDR family oxidoreductase; translation: MTAFDLTGKLAVVTGARRGIGRAMARALAEAGADVIGVSANLEGAGSDVEKDVRATGRSFEAIRTDFADPAAVRALGADLAGRERAVDILVNNAGTIRRAPAAEHTDSDWELVLQVNLNAQFTLTRAVGGAMVTRGQGKVIFTASLLSFQGGITVPGYTAAKHGIAGLTKALANEWAPHGVNVNAIAPGYIATDNTQALQDDPARSKAILDRIPAGCWGQADDLAGATVFLASDAAAYVHGVVLPVDGGWLGR